GTACGCCCGCTCTCTCTGGACTCGAGCCGGTAGCGCCGCTGTACCCGGATCCGACCCAGCAGCGGACCGCTGTCGCTATTGGCCGGCTCGGCGACCGGCGCCCCGAAGCTCCACGTCACCCCGCGGGCCGCGAGCGAGCGATTCAAGGCACCGATCGCGGCGGGGTCCTCCGGTGGGAGCACGATGGAGCTGCCTCGTCCCAGGCGCCCTACGGTGACCTGGTCGCCGCTGGCGATGCGGTGGTTGGTCATGAGCACCTGGCACGCCGCGGCCACGAATCGCCCGCCCGAGTCCCAGTTCACCCGGGCCACCGGCGCCACCCGCACCACTGCCACCCGGCGGTCATCGAGGCGCAGCTCGTCGGGATCGAGCTCCGCCGTAAGGATCCACCAGCCGACCGGCACGCCTGGAAGCGCCAGCACAGCGTGGCCCCCGAAGCGGGCCAGGGCCTGCCTTGCCGGCCGGGTCCCGAGCTGGGCGGCCACCGGGACCGTGGGGCCGGAATCGCCGGTGATCGTCACCGTAATCCGTCCACCGGTGGCGGCCCACGGCTGCGGCCCGGTCTCCAGGCGCGAGATCCCGATATTGTGCGGCGGCGGGTCGGCCGGGCGGCCGACCGTGAGCGGAACTCCCGGATCTCCCGGCGAAACCGCGCTCGCCTGCAGGTCGGTGAGCAGAACGACCTCTCCGGGACGGTTCTCCGGCGCGAGGATCTCGCGCGCCAAGCCGAGGGCGGCGCCGAGATCGAGCCGCCGGGAGGAGACGGTGAGCGCGTTGAGCTCGGGGCCGAGCGTCTGCCGGTCTCCCCGGCGGGGAACGCCGTCGGCGGTGAGCAGCCAGAGCGCGTCGTCCGGCGTGGCCCGAGCCAACACCGCGCGCCCGGCCGACTGGAGCTGAGCCAGCCGGGCGGTGCCCGCGACGATGGCCCCGCTGCTGGCCGAGTTGTCGACGACCAGCACCAGGGCGCTCGGGGCATGGCCCGCCACGCCCCCTCGGGGCGTCGTCGGCCCGGCCGCAGCCAGCACCAGCGCGGCGAGCAGCAGGGTCCGGAGCAGCAGCAGGAGCAGATGCTGCAGCTTGAGCCGGCGTTGGTGCTCCCGCGTGGTCGTGATGAGGTAGCGAACGGCGGGAAAGACGATGGTGGGCGGCTCACGGCGGGCGAGCAGGTGCAGCAGCAGCGGAATGGCCGTAGCGGCGAGTCCGGCGAGGGCCCACGGATGGAGGAAGCCGATCATGCCGCCCGGGACGAGGGAGCCAGTGCCTCGCGCAGCACCATGCCGTAGGGGGTATCGGTAATGACGCGATGGTACCGGATGCCATGCCGGCGGCAGGCGAGCCGCCATTCCCCCACCACGGTGTTCACGGTGTCCCGGTACGCCCCCGCCCAATCACGCGGGCGCAGCACCACCGAGGCGCGGGTCTCGGGGTCTTCGAACCGCGCTTCCGCCGGTCCGCCGAGCGCGACCTCCGCCGGATCCATGATGTGGAGCACCAGCACCTGATGACCTCGGTGGCGAAGAAAGCGAAGTGCCTTGAGCGCGAGCCCGCGGTCGAGCAGGAGATCGGAGACGAACACGACCAGCCCGCGCCGCCGGAGCTGGTCGACCACCCGGCGGAGCGCGGGTTCCGCCGCGGTCCCCTGTCCCGCCTCCAGCGTGCTGAGCGTCTGCAGCAGCTGGTGCCAATGGCTCAGCCGGGCCCGGGGCGGCAGGACGGTCCGTACCTCGTCGTCGAAGGTGATGAGGCCGGTCGCGTCCCGCTGCCGCAGCAGAACCAGCGACAGCGCGGCGATGAGCCGCTGAGCATACGCCAGCTTGGGCAGCACCGTGCCGGGCGCCCCGGTCCAGGCCATCGAGCGGCTGGCATCGCACACCACCATCGCCCGGAGGTTGGTCTCCTCCTCGAACTGCTTCACGTAGAGCCGGTCGTTTCGGCCCAGGATCTTCCAGTCCACGTAGCGGAGATCGTCGCCCGGTTGGTACATCCGATGCTCGGCGAACTCCACGGAGAATCCGCGGCGGGGCGAGCGGTGGAGTCCGGTGAGGAAGCCTTCGACCACCCCTTCCGTCACCACCTCCAGTCCACCAAGCTTCGCGACCTCGAGGGGATCGAGCAGATCGGGACGACCGTGGGGTGCGAGCGCGGCGGGCGGATGCATGCAGAGTTCAATCGTATCGGGGTCGAGGTCCCGAGGCAATCCGGGACGATCTGGGGAAGCCGCGTCCGGTCCCAAGGACAGCAGCGGGGGTGGCAGAACTGGCCTCGCGTTCTCAAAGCTTTACTCCAACGTATTTTATGCCGATACCTCTGGCTGGCACACCGCCTGCTGCCATGGAGGGGATACACCCGGAGCGCCCGGAGGCTACATGCTCGTCACCTTGGGGTGGATGCTGCTCGCCAGCCTCCCGCTCCAAACTCCCGCAACAATTCGAGACCACGTCCGCTCATCGCCCGCGGCCGGGCGAATCACGCTTTGGACCGATCAGGACGAGCCCTACGCCCGGGGGCAGTCGGCCCTGGTCTTCCTCAGCGTGGATCAGCCCGCCTACGTCGCCGTCCTCCGGGTGGACACCGACGGCCGGATCCGGGTGCTCTTTCCGCGGGACCCCTGGGGCGACACCTACGTCGCCGAGGGCCGCGCCTTCGAGGTGAGCCCCGACCGAGGGCGCCGGTCGTTCACGGTGGACGAGTTCCCGGGAATGGGATACCTCTTCGCTGTCGCCTCCGCTTCGCCGCTCGACTTCGACGACCTCACCCGGGGCGACACCTGGGACTCCCGCCGGATCGACGGTGGCCGGGTCCGGGGCGATCCCTATGTCGCCCTCACCGCGTTGGCCAAGCGGATCGCGCCGGAGGGGGTGTACGACTACGACGTGGTGCCGTATTACGTGGAGCACCGCTACGACTATCCGCGGTTCGTCTGCTACGACTGTCACGCCTACGCCGGGTACGACGAGTGGGATCCCTATCGCACCGCGTGCACCCGGTTCCGGATGGTCATCCGGGACGACCCGCGCTACTACCCGTACCGTTCCGGCAACGGCCGCAACGTGGTGGTCGATCGCCCGCAACGGCTGGGCCCTCGCTACGTGTTTCACGACGCCGATCCGCGGAGCAGCTATATCACCCGGGTCCCTGTCCGCGCGGGAGAGGAACGGCGCCGGCGCGACGATGATGAGGATCGCGGTCGCACCAGCGAGGATGTGGGCGGGCCCGGCACCATCGCGGCGCCCGGCCTCCCCTCGATGGGTCGGAATCTCCGGCGCGACCCGGCCCCCGATCTCTCGCCGGTCCGCCCGCTGATCGAGGCGCGCCGCCGGCAGGAGCAACGGCGCGAGGAGCGCCGGCGGGACGCGGGTGACACCACCGGAGCCGTGCGCGAGGGGCTCAAGCGGGCCCCGCGGAGCACCGGGGAACCGGAGCTGCGACGCCGGCGCCCCTGAAGCTCCGCCCCGCTATCTTCCCCCGCGGTTCCGTCGGCATTCACCCTGTCCTTCACCGGAAACTCATCGACATGCGTCGTTTCGCCCTCGCCGGCCTGGCGCTGGTGGCCGGCCCCGTCGCGGCTCAGACCTCAAACGCGAAGCCGGCGCCCGCCGCCAGCATCACCGCGGCCGACGTGGCCCACCGGATCGGGGTCATCGCCGATGACTCGATGATGGGCCGCGACACGCCGAGCCCGGGACTCGAGGCGACGGCGAAGTACGTCGCCGACCAGTTTCGCCGCTTCGGGCTCACGCCCGGCGGCGAGGACAGCACCTGGTTCCAGCGCTATCCGATCACCCGCCGGCAGTTCGACCTGGCCCGGTCTCGGGTGGTGCTGGAGAGCGGGGGCGTGAATACCGTAGCACGGCTCGACCAGTCCGCGCGGTTCCTCCAGGGCACCGTGCCGGAGCACGCGCCCCGCGGCCCGGCGCTGCTCCTGGGCGGGGCGCTCACACCCGACGCGGTGGCCCACATGCCGCTGCGCGACCGGATGGTCCTCTACGTCCCCGACTTCTCCAAACCGGTGGACCGGACGGCGGCGCATGTGATCCAAGCCATTCGGCTTGCCGCGCCGAAGGCGGTGGTCGTCGTTGCCAACGTGGACTCCCTGCCGTACAGCCAGCGCATCCCCCGCCAGTCGGCGGCGCGGACCAGCCTCGATCTCAAGCTGGTGAGCCCGCCGGTAGTCGAGGTGGGCGAATACGCCGTGGCGTCCGCGCTCCGCTCGGCGCGGCTCGATCTGCAGCAGGTGCGCGCGTCCACGGTGCCGGTGATGCGGGAGGTGCCGGGCCTTGGGTTATCAGTGGAGCTCCGGGACAGCGTGCTCCTGGCGCTCACCGCTCCCAATACGGTGGGCATCCTGGAGGGCAGCGACCCGACGCTCAAGCACGAATACCTGATCTACTCGGCTCACATGGACCACATCGGCATCACCCCGGGCCAGCCGGACAGCATCAACAACGGGGCTGACGACGACGGCTCGGGCACGGTGGGCGTCATCGAGCTGGCCGAAGCCTTCAGCCATGCCGGGGCGCGGCCCAAGCGATCGATCGTCTTCCTCACCGTGAGCGGCGAGGAGAAGGGTCTGTGGGGCAGCCGCTATTTCAGCGAGCACCCCACGGTGCCGATGCGCCAGATCGTCGCCGACCTCAACATCGACATGATCGGGCGGAACTGGCCGGACACCATCGCGGCCATCGGCAAGGAGCACTCGGACCTGGGCCGCACGCTGGAGCGGGTGAACCGGGCTCATCCGGAGCTGCGGATGACCGCGATCGACGACATCTGGCCGGAGGAGCGGTTCTACTTCCGCTCCGACCATTACAACTTCGCTCGAAAAGGCGTGCCCATTCTCTTCTTCTTCAACGGAGTGCACCCGGACTATCACCAGGTGACCGACTCGCCCGACAAGATCAACAGCGAGAAGGAGGCCCGGATCCTCCGGCTGCTGTTCTACCTCGGCCAGGAGCTGGGGAACGCACCCCAGCGGCCGCGGTGGAAGCCGGAGAGCTACCGGGAGATCGTGGAGGACGCGTCGTGAGCGGCAGCCTGGCGGAGTTCGACGCCTTCCGGTCGCGGATGAACGATCTCATCCTGGGCGCCGGCAATCTGACGATCAGCCGCTTCTTCGCCCTGGACGGACGGGCCTACGAGGCCGGGGCGCTCGGTGCCAGGACCAAGGAGATGCTCGGCCTCGTGGCCTCACTGGTGCTGCGCTGCGACGACTGCGTCACCTACCACGTCGTGCGCTGTCACGAGGAGGGGGTCACCCGGGAGGAGTTCCTGGAGATCTTCTCGGTGGGACTGGTGGTCGGCGGGAGCATCGTGATCCCCCACCTGCGCCGTGCCATGGCGCGGCTGGAGGAGCTGGCGGCCGGTCCGGCCTCATCCTGAGGCGGCGCCCTCCCGCGTTCGAGTCAACAGCACCCCGGCGATGATGAGAACCGCACCGAATCCCTGCAGCGGATGGACCCGTTCGCCGAGCAGAACCCATGCGGCAGTGGCGGCCACCAGCGGGGTGACGCACATATAGACTGCCGTACGGGTGCCCCCCACCGCTTGGACGCTCCGGTTCCACAGGATGTACGCCAGCACCAGGGAGAACAGCGTAGCATACGCCATCGCCATCCACGCCGTGGCGGGGACCGCCGACCAGTCCAGCCCGATCATGCCGGGCATGGCGGCAAGCACCAGCCCGGGCGCCCCGGCGATGGTGGTCACGGTGGTCACCCGGAGAGAGCTCAGGCCCGAGGGGAGGCCGCGCAGGCCCAGGGTGTACCCGGCCCAGCAGAGGACGGCCAGCACGGTGAGCAGATCGCCCATCATGGTACCCGCGGAGAATCCGACGCCGCGGGCCGCGATAACCAGGGCGACCCCGAGGGTGCCGAGCGCGATGCCCCAGCCCATCCTGGCGGTAACCCGCTCCAGTCCCAGCGCTCCGGCGAACACCGCCACCACGGTGGGCATGGTGGAGAGCAGCAGCGAGCTGTTGGTGGCCGTGGTGTGGGCGAGCCCCAGGATGAAGGTGAGCTGGTAGAGGGTGTTGCCCACCACGCCGAGCACGACCAGCTGCCGAAACGTCGCGGTCGGCAGGGCGAGGGGGCCCTCGGT
The sequence above is a segment of the Gemmatimonadales bacterium genome. Coding sequences within it:
- a CDS encoding DUF58 domain-containing protein, whose translation is MHPPAALAPHGRPDLLDPLEVAKLGGLEVVTEGVVEGFLTGLHRSPRRGFSVEFAEHRMYQPGDDLRYVDWKILGRNDRLYVKQFEEETNLRAMVVCDASRSMAWTGAPGTVLPKLAYAQRLIAALSLVLLRQRDATGLITFDDEVRTVLPPRARLSHWHQLLQTLSTLEAGQGTAAEPALRRVVDQLRRRGLVVFVSDLLLDRGLALKALRFLRHRGHQVLVLHIMDPAEVALGGPAEARFEDPETRASVVLRPRDWAGAYRDTVNTVVGEWRLACRRHGIRYHRVITDTPYGMVLREALAPSSRAA
- a CDS encoding DMT family transporter; protein product: MLLVCLIWGINFGVMKLAIGQMPPLAFTAVRFLLASLLLWVVLRLTEGPLALPTATFRQLVVLGVVGNTLYQLTFILGLAHTTATNSSLLLSTMPTVVAVFAGALGLERVTARMGWGIALGTLGVALVIAARGVGFSAGTMMGDLLTVLAVLCWAGYTLGLRGLPSGLSSLRVTTVTTIAGAPGLVLAAMPGMIGLDWSAVPATAWMAMAYATLFSLVLAYILWNRSVQAVGGTRTAVYMCVTPLVAATAAWVLLGERVHPLQGFGAVLIIAGVLLTRTREGAASG
- a CDS encoding BatA domain-containing protein codes for the protein MIGFLHPWALAGLAATAIPLLLHLLARREPPTIVFPAVRYLITTTREHQRRLKLQHLLLLLLRTLLLAALVLAAAGPTTPRGGVAGHAPSALVLVVDNSASSGAIVAGTARLAQLQSAGRAVLARATPDDALWLLTADGVPRRGDRQTLGPELNALTVSSRRLDLGAALGLAREILAPENRPGEVVLLTDLQASAVSPGDPGVPLTVGRPADPPPHNIGISRLETGPQPWAATGGRITVTITGDSGPTVPVAAQLGTRPARQALARFGGHAVLALPGVPVGWWILTAELDPDELRLDDRRVAVVRVAPVARVNWDSGGRFVAAACQVLMTNHRIASGDQVTVGRLGRGSSIVLPPEDPAAIGALNRSLAARGVTWSFGAPVAEPANSDSGPLLGRIRVQRRYRLESRESGRT
- a CDS encoding DUF4384 domain-containing protein — its product is MLVTLGWMLLASLPLQTPATIRDHVRSSPAAGRITLWTDQDEPYARGQSALVFLSVDQPAYVAVLRVDTDGRIRVLFPRDPWGDTYVAEGRAFEVSPDRGRRSFTVDEFPGMGYLFAVASASPLDFDDLTRGDTWDSRRIDGGRVRGDPYVALTALAKRIAPEGVYDYDVVPYYVEHRYDYPRFVCYDCHAYAGYDEWDPYRTACTRFRMVIRDDPRYYPYRSGNGRNVVVDRPQRLGPRYVFHDADPRSSYITRVPVRAGEERRRRDDDEDRGRTSEDVGGPGTIAAPGLPSMGRNLRRDPAPDLSPVRPLIEARRRQEQRREERRRDAGDTTGAVREGLKRAPRSTGEPELRRRRP
- a CDS encoding carboxymuconolactone decarboxylase family protein encodes the protein MSGSLAEFDAFRSRMNDLILGAGNLTISRFFALDGRAYEAGALGARTKEMLGLVASLVLRCDDCVTYHVVRCHEEGVTREEFLEIFSVGLVVGGSIVIPHLRRAMARLEELAAGPASS
- a CDS encoding M20/M25/M40 family metallo-hydrolase codes for the protein MRRFALAGLALVAGPVAAQTSNAKPAPAASITAADVAHRIGVIADDSMMGRDTPSPGLEATAKYVADQFRRFGLTPGGEDSTWFQRYPITRRQFDLARSRVVLESGGVNTVARLDQSARFLQGTVPEHAPRGPALLLGGALTPDAVAHMPLRDRMVLYVPDFSKPVDRTAAHVIQAIRLAAPKAVVVVANVDSLPYSQRIPRQSAARTSLDLKLVSPPVVEVGEYAVASALRSARLDLQQVRASTVPVMREVPGLGLSVELRDSVLLALTAPNTVGILEGSDPTLKHEYLIYSAHMDHIGITPGQPDSINNGADDDGSGTVGVIELAEAFSHAGARPKRSIVFLTVSGEEKGLWGSRYFSEHPTVPMRQIVADLNIDMIGRNWPDTIAAIGKEHSDLGRTLERVNRAHPELRMTAIDDIWPEERFYFRSDHYNFARKGVPILFFFNGVHPDYHQVTDSPDKINSEKEARILRLLFYLGQELGNAPQRPRWKPESYREIVEDAS